Part of the Lolium rigidum isolate FL_2022 chromosome 6, APGP_CSIRO_Lrig_0.1, whole genome shotgun sequence genome, CAACAACTTGAGCACTGTTGATTCGCAAAACCGGACACATGAAGTTATTGTGAGTTCAGTAGAAAGTCAACTTGTTCTTTATGCCAGAGACAGTCAGCAGCTGGCTCAATCTGCTCGTAGCAGATCCTCTCATGAAGCTGATCGGTCCATTCTTAATGCATTCGAGAGGTCGGTTAAGGAGCAAGCTCGTTCAAACGAGCTAAAGGAATTTGAGATTGGGCTTAACATGAGAAAGCTGCAACTTAAGCAGTCCCAGTTAGCTCTTAGCTCCTACacacatatgttagagaagatcaaattatctctaggaTTTCAGAAAGCTTCTTTCCAAGAGGAGAAATTCCAGACAAAGATGCAGGACACCAGAGACGCGCAGATCCTCAGAACACTTACAGATTTTCTTGTTAGTGCGGTAATAATTATGTCAGTGTTTTTCGCATATGGGACTTACATTTATTCCTACGAACGGATAACTGATATTACGTCAGCTTGCTCAGCTGCTTCGAGGGTATGATCATCTACTTCATCAATAGATGTGTATTAGCAAGTCCCTTTGGTAATTAAATATTTTTTCTATTCCTTTTGCAGGGATCCAAATCGTGGTGGGTGCCTAGTTCAGTGTCAAACCTTAACTCTGGGTTGCTCTTTATCAGATGTCATCTAATAGCAGCAACACGCATGTTCTTTGGTATAGTAATGATTCTGGCAATTGCTTGGTTAGCGTTCCAGCGTTCTGCATTGACTGGATCAAGTATGCCTGTAACTTTCAATTTCATTCTGTTGGGAGTTATTTGTGGCTTTGCGGGTAGGTTTTGCGCCAACACTCTAGGTGGAGATGGAAACGTCTGGCTCATGTGCTGGGAAGTCCTTTGTTCGATTCATTTACTTGGAAACTGTTATCCATCCATTTTGTATCGCATCCTTCATGGTGCTATTACAACAGCGCGCGGCAACGAGGTTGTCTGGTTGCCGTACTGGGTTCGCCGGTGCATATTTTATGCTGTGCTGGGATTTGTTGTCCCAGCTTTCACTGGCCTACTACCATTTGCTTCTGTTTCCGACTGGAAGGACCATTTTTCTGACCAGATAAAGACCTTCATCATTGGTGACAAAGTTGAAGActgaagtattttggatgcagtaTCTGGCACAGTCCTCTTGTATTTCTGCCAGTAAGGTGTCCGAATAAACCTTTTGGATTTCTGGAGAAGTAAGGTTTACCAAGGTGTTCCACCAAGGGAATGAAATGTTGGATGTGAGTTGTGATGGCATTGGTACAAAGACACACGCGTTGGCATGTGTTCGATAAAAAGTTGATGGCATTGTTGAATTGTGAAAGAAGAAGAATTGAACTTCTCAAATAGCAACAGGCCTCCCTATCTTACCCTGCTGGCCTCCATCCTTGGCTGTAAGTTGGTGACCGGTGGTATCATAACACTTTCAACTTCCAAGCCAAAGCTTTACATGGTGCAAGCTAAATCATTGTAGTGAACATGTGACCTTGAGATCAGATACGGGTATCAATGGCTTCAATGTTACCATTTTTTTTTCACTGTGCAAGGTCACAGTATAGTGTAAGAGTGCAGACCGGTTAATTACCACCTTCGGTAGTTATggtcttctgttttttttttcctggAATGTGGTTTTTCTTGCCGCATTCCTTATGTACATAAATATCAAGGGATGTAGTTTATCTTAACTGTACTAAAAGATCATGCTTTTGCAAAGGTGATATCACAGATTCAACATACTCAAACTCAAAGTCTTACCTAGTGTTATCCTGAACGCCAGAAACTTTGAACAGTAAGATTAGGCAACGTCCTGGTACACTGCCATCTACCAAACTACCTTGAGGCTTAAAGCAATGCAAATGGACGGAGTCGACGGATGTAACAAGGGTAAAATACAAAGATGCCTAGACATGTTGtttttaaacttgcttaattcAGCCCCATATTATATCAGCCACCAGCCACGAACCAATTGATCAAGTCAGAAGATTTGATGTACCTACCTGGAATATATTAGGTGGGAATTTTACAGGACATCAATAGCCTAAGGACTTTGATTCTTTCATCTAGCACTCGTTATGCTTTAAGGTAAACAATCGTACCCTCATTCTTATTCTCATTCTTATATGGGGAAACTTCACAGTGTTGTTCATcatctttttcgataaagggaatatattaatattgttGTTCATCATGTATACAACCACTCCAAAATGAGTAGTAGTGGACTAGCATTTCTGAATATGATGGGGTATTCTTGATGGTTTATTTGTGGTGGGACTGGGATAGCCCCATTTTTAGTTAGTTTGGTTACCTGTCCATGTTACCACCCAAGTTTACTAATGAActtgttccaaaaaaaaatcccGTGAAACCCATTTTCAAGTGTTGGAGATGGAGACATCTCATCCAATGAATTTCTCAAATGGTGCGTAAGAAGGCACCACCAAGTCAAAAGGAACAAACATATATACCTCCAACATCATCCATCATCATAAACATCTCTCTCCACTTCCTCACTCGTATTCCTATCTTGACCTCTGCTCCAGTTAAGGTACGACAACACCATCCATCATCGTGAACCTCTTTCTCCTTTTTCTCCCTTATCTTGACTTCTACTCCATTTACATTTCTTAGAACTTCTCGAGATGGCGAAGGGGAGGAGATCGAAGAGAAGGAGGTTCCCGGCGTCCAGCCTGACCGATGACCTCGTCGTCGAAATCCTCTCTCGCCTCCCTGCCAGGTCAGTCTGCCGCTTCAAGTGCGTGTCGGCAACCTGGCGGGACCTCATCTCGCACGCCGTTAACCGTATGAAGCTTCCCCAGACCCTGGCCGGCTTCTTCACTATGCACGATGGTGAGATGTGCTCAGTTCCCCATTTCACCAATGTCTCTGGCACAGGCCCCCCATTGGTCTCACATTCGCTTGACTTCTTGCCAATCCACAAACGCACCTTTCTCTTGGACAGCTGCAACAGCCTTCTCCTCTACAAATGCTCTCCTATCATGGATATGACAGATTCACATTTATTCGTGTGCAATCCTACAACGAAAGAGTGGGCTGCACTGCCAGATTACAACCTAGGCCATCAGAGGTGGGCTTCATGCTTGGGTTTTGATCCCGCCATGTCACCCCACTTCTATGTATATGAATTCATTCGAGATTATGCGCGTCATTTCGGGAATGTTGTCATTGGCAATGCGCCCCCTCTGGTCAATGGAGTGGAGGTGTATTCCTCTGAAACAGGAGAACGGGTTCATAGGGAGGACAATGATATTATCCCTTTTGATGGTCGATCGTCAAATGTTTTTCTGAATGGTTGTCTGCATTATCTCGTCTACTGTGATCCTGCTATAGCCGTGCTGGACACCCAGGGGAAAGTACGCATGAGCATACCTGTCCCTAACAATGAGGACTATGGTTTCATTCAGCTGTCCCAAGGCCGTTTGCACTATGCCAATTTTGAGGCAGATGATGAAGACCAGGTGGCCCGGCTAGTAATCTATGTCCTGGATGACTACGAAAACCAACAGTGGAGACTGAAGCATATGGCTGAAGCTTCCTAcgtactacttttttttttttttttttttttttaacaggggAAGGGACCCGAAGGTCCCAGAACTGGCATTAATAAACAAAATTTTTACAATACTGCAGGAAGGACCTGAAAGAAAATGAAATTACAACCATGTCCTTCCGATTTGCACAAAGGACCCTTGAAAGATTTCCAAAACGCCATCGAGTCCTCCTGCCAATCCCGACCTCGCCGGCGATGCATTTGCCACCATCGCCAGCCGCGTCCTTGCCGTCGAATAGCAAGGTGAAGAGGGCCTCCCGCCGGAGGTTGTAGGAGGGGGCACGGAATAGATCCGGCGAAGCCTGAAAAAGCCGGAGAAGCAGCCGCGCCACCCAAGAAGCAGGCTGGATAGGATATTGTAGATCACCACGAATCCAGCCGCTGGAGAGGTCGTCGCAGTAGAAGAAGAAGAGTTGAGGTCGCCCATGCCAGACAGAGATGGAGCGAGGAAGAGCAGCTCCAGGATTCCCCTCCGTCGATCTGCCAAGAACAGCACCGACAAAGATTTCATCTTCGTTGCCACCTCCATggtggcgatgaagaagaagatctaggccagatctgtccagatcGAAGGAGAAGCCGACGAGCTTTATTGTTGGGGGTGAGGAagcgccgccgccttccgcatCCGGCTCCTCCCATCGGAGCGCCGCGGACAGCAGCCACACCACCAGCAGCCACCGGTAGCAGCTCGAACTCCGGCGTGGCCAAGCCCCCAAGGGCATATCGCCGGCCTCCACAGGGGTAACACTAAGAAAAACAGAAGATCTAGACCTAAAACTACACCTAGCTACTCCGGCGCCCTTCCCTGACCagctccggccggctattccggcggaggaGGCCCTGGAGCGGCCCGGCCACCGACGGCCGACTCTCAAACCCTGTAGCTGAaggagagaggaggaggggggaaATGAGCTATCCTACGTACTACTTGGACAAACATGTCATAATCTTGTACGAACCTTCGAGTGGGTTGCAATCCATCCGGACTATAACATGATCTTCTACACTGTTGGGTGGGATAAAACACTGGTGTCCTATGACATGGACCGTCGCCAAGTCCAGGTGATCTGCACTCTTGGAGAGGACACTCGGGAGAAATATTTCCCGTATGTGCCATTGTTTTCAGAATTACAAACTTTGCACAGATGATACCAACATGGTAGTGGTGCCTTTATAACACCAGCTGGATCTTGAGAAGGAGTCAGTTTGTCCTTACAATGTAGCAGAGTGCCTTGGCATGGTTGGTTCTGTCTTATTTTCAAGCAGTGTAGCTTTATTCTGGATGCAACTTGTCTAATTACTCACAGACTTTGCACATGTGACACAAATATGTGATTGGTGCCTTTTGTAACAACTGGATCTTGAAAAGGAGTAAATTTATTCTTTCCATGTAGCAGAGGGCCTTGGCATTTCTGCCTCTGTTTTTGTTCTTCAAGCAAATGTTGGTTCACTCTTGATGCAACTTGGCTAATTTCCCCTAGATGTGTTTTCAAATTTTCAATGGACTTTCTACAGCTAGTACTTTTCCCGTTGTAAGAATGGTTCTAGACAATGGCAGATCCATATGTTGGTTTCCTAGTATCTAAACAAACACTCTAGTGTAATCATTCAAATAAAGGCGTGGCTAACGATTATCATGCAGCTAAATTTAAATCTTGTATTTGCAGTAACATTGTTGTTTAGAATTTGTAGCTTCAGAAGCACGTATCCGTTCTGGTAACAAAACAGTGACAAAACTAGGAGTTAGTATCATGCAGCAAATGCCCTGGTGACAGATTTAACAGTGCCAGTTTAGCCTTTACAGATAAAATGTACACCATCTTAGACCAGCCACATTTACAGGTGTTTTTTTGGCATCATATCAAACACATGGATGTACACAAGGAACTCAATTCTACAACTGTTGCAATTAGCACTCAATACAAACCTGATGCGGACCAAACTACATGGCTGTCCGGACCCTCTTCAACAGGAGTGACGTGACCATCTCCTTATCCGACAGCCGCTTGCTGTGCCCATTGATGAAGCTGCAAGAGAACTTGACTGGCTGCTCCCTTCCTTCTCCATTCACTGACCATCCAATGCAGGAACAACCCAAAAAGGAAGCGTTATGATTTCAAAATATGTTTCAAATGCATGAATATAAATCATTAGTTGAGAGAGCTTTGTTATTTGTCACTAACCTGAGTTGTAGTCAACTTGTTTAATCTTCTTAGATGGAGTAGCCTCATCCAATCTGAGTCTTCTCTTCAAACCAAGGGTGATATCATCACTAAGTATCTCTTCGCTACATTTAGACAGAGCTTCGATGTGATGTTGGAGTTTGCTCTTCTTGGAACAATTTTCGGTCTCCAAGCTGGACTTTCGCTTTGAGGACCGGATAGCTCCAGGCTCTAAAAGATGCAGATTATAATAAGTAAAATAAATTGCAGAAGTATCTCTTTGCGCTGACGTTCTTCTACTGCAGTTTATGACATCACAACATTCTTGTAGCACTAAGCAGATTCTAATTCGTATGATCACGAAATACTTGTAAGGAACTCAACTTGGACATTGAGAAGTAACACAGCTTTGGAACAAGTACATGAGAATGATGTTAGCCTATCAGCAGGTGTTAGTGCCTGTCAGAAGTTTCAAAATCAGGAAGATAGATCCTGAATATCATGTACCAATAATTAAAACTGACCCATTGGACTTGAACAATTACAATTATTGGCTGCTAGTATTGAGACACCAATACATGAGAAAAGGAGCAAAATCTTCAGAGAATCAGAGATCGATATGCTGCTGCTTGACCTCTCGAGTAGAATGTAGCTTTGATTGCCACAACTTGACACACTAAACACTATTGCCGCAAATTGACACATTAAATGCCACAATCTTCCAACGAGCCAGCACTGTTGTTATCTATCTACTTCTATAGTACCACCATCAGTCACGAGCACGGCGGCGCCAGTGCGACGATTATCGACAAAGCCATAAAACTAGAAGAAAAGCGCACCTGTTAGCAGGTGCGAAGGTGCGAGCCTGCCGTGGACGGCGACGGGCGTGGCGGGGTCGGCGCCGGTGGGCAGCCCGCGCGCGGCGAAGAAGGCGAGGAGCGCGCCCCAGGTGACGGACAGGGAGACGTGGCCGGAGCCGCGGCTGAGGAAGTAGCCGTTGAGGCGGACGGTGGCCGGGTCCAGCCCCAGCGCGCGGCCCACCTGCGCGAGGTCCACCCCGTCGCCCCCCTCCACCTCGACGATCGCCACCGCGGCCGCCTCGTCGGAGGCGGCGTCGGGCGCAGACCGGCGCAGGAACACGGTCTGAGGTGGCGGGGGAGGAGGCATCGGCGGCGATTTCTCTTGGATGCTCGCGCTGatcggagagagagagggagcgggACAATGGCGAACACTCTGGTTGCTTCggctctgctgctgctgttgctcgcGGGTTGTGTCGGAGACGGAGCGGTTTCTGGAAGTGTCCCCGCTAGGTCGGAACACCCAACACATACGTACTGCCGATGAAACATGGGCCTGGCCCGACAACAGGCTTGGCCCATGGACTAGCAAAATAGTAGGCTTCGATGAATCGCTATTGGGTCGGAAGCAACAAGATATGCATATGCTAAGCTATTTACAAAAATATTACCTATCCCTAAGAGCTCTAAGCTCATAGGGTTGggggaaaacctatacaccgaccaggtcggtggctaccggccaccgcacacccctggtcgggtatgggccaggcccagttcGCTCTCTTTTTCGCTTTTCTGTttcgtttttcgtttttttttcctttttctttttcttttctgttttctttcttattttgtttttctttcttctttttgttcaaactataaataattcaaatttcaaaaatgttcaaagtcaaaaagtgtgcaaattcgaaaatgttcaaattcgaaatttgtgcaaattcgaaaatcgttcaatttttgtAATTTGTTCGAAttcaaaaatcgttcaattttcaaaatttgttcaaatcgttcaatttcaaaatttgttcaaattcgaaaaatcgttcaatttttgaaatgtgttcaaattcgaaaatcgttcaatttcaaaatttgttcaaattcgaaaaatcgttcaattttcgaaatttgttcaaattcgaaaatcgttcaatttcaaaatttgttcaaattcgaaaagtcgttcaattttcgaaatttgttcaaatttttgaaactgttcagatttaaaacagagaaaaaatgagaaaagaaaaaagaaaaacaaacttgggccggcccatccGCACCGAATCCACAGCAAACAGCATCAGCAaatcgtgggccggcccaacatagatctgtgggggtggtcggtggctgctatacaccgaccaggtcggtgtaaagcagctCCCTAGGGTTGGGAGCTCTCCTGGTCGATCGACAAGTTGCTTCACCGGGCCCTGTTGGCGTGATAGTTCGAAGGCGGTTTCTGGGTAAGGCAATCCTTTTGCATTCAAAAGAAAGAACAATGGTACGCTTTGATGGTAGCAGAGTACATTCCTTATTGATAGCAGAATTCAGGTTGATTAAAGTATGGGCCGTGCTAGCCGTCGGTCGGCCAATTTTTGGCGGAAAATCGGTCGTTCCCCCATGTAGTGGGTCCCGCTCTGCTGCTGCATGCTGCCATCACCAGCAAAAGCCTGAAGTGTAGCTAGCATCTTCACGTCCCGCGCCGCACGCGTACCAGAGCACAGGCGCAGATGCATGCAATGTCCATTATTCCTGCTTTGCTTGGAGCCCGCAAGAGTAGCTAGGTGATGGGCTACATCACGTCACTTGAATGGTGGTAGTCTAtagtgatttttttttcaatttctaTTCCTACCTAAGACCAGATAGCTCTTCACAATAAGTATTTTAATTTTAAATGTAAAGCTACGGTGATTGTAACATATATCTAGGCTCACCCCACTTGCTAAAGTTACAGAGTATTACAATAAAAATTCTCACCCCACTTACATAAAAAACATACTATTACAATAAAAAATAGTAGTATTAGATTTTTTTATTGAAATCACTGTTTACTATTGTTGTAAACACATAACTTTTTTTGTAGGAATTGATTTtacttattgttgtaaatatattagtGATTTGTTGTAATGATATTTTTGGCACATGAAATTAGTAGTATTAGAATTATTTTTTTGGTTGAAATCTTtgttttattattgttgtaaacacCTAACCTTTTGTACgatttatttttaattatttgttgtaaatatattagtgatttgttgtaaagatatttttGGCACATGAAATTAGTAGTAATTAGATTTTTTATTGAAATCATTATTTACCAATGTTGTAAACACCTAAACTTTTTGTTGGGTTTGCTTTTAATTATTGTTATAAATTcgtgatttgttgtaaagataaTTTTGACTTGGATAATCTGTAGTCCTAAAATTATTGTTGTTTTTTATTAAAATATATTTACTTATGTTGTAAATTTCTATCTTTTTGTTGGATATTTACATTCTTGTGAAACCCAACAAGCTCCACCAGATTCCCAACTACACCATTCGATGTCCTCCAACGTAGTAGTGGGTAAACGCATGACCGCCTGGCCGAGAAAGCGCCTGACCTAGCACAACATGAGTGAAAGCGACCTAAGAAGAGATGGATTAATTGTTGAGTGTACGTTCCTTATCGAACGGCACGGGGAGCAACCGTTCTCTTGCGCCGCTTCGGTCGATCAACGGCTAGCATGCGCCATTTTTAAAAGGTAATGTTACAACAAATTGATTAAACAACAATCCTATTCTTGTAGattggtttacaacaaaaatatCAAATGATTTTAACAAAAATCACAAACAATCTATTTTAGCTACATCAGTCCTAGCATGTCACGTCACGTTTTATTTTTCAGCATGTACATTAGTACACAGCAGCTagcatgagttgcaaagattttTTGTAGTAGCAAGCTATGGTTCACCCACGTTAGAAAAGAAAAGTCGCATGGTCAGAAGAAGAGCGCGCGCGGGGAAAAGCAGTGCACGGAAGAAAGCAAGCCAGCAGCGGGCGTGAACTAGGTAGGGACCACAGAAGAAAATGGTGCGCGCGAAGACACATCGCGCGGGACAGCGGGCTGAGCAGACAACCGATCTTCTGCGTTGGATCGGTCGGCGGATGATAAGCATTTTCCTTAAAGTATTACTACAAAATACACTCTCTGAGCAGCTTATAGGTCTCTAATAAGCTTGCACATGGGAAGAGTACAGGGTAGCATCTGAATTTACATGTAACCAATGCGACATAGGTGTTCAGAGATCAATTGCAAAATAATAACATTGTCGAAATCCATCTAATATGTCCTAAACTGAATGATACTCTGTTTTCCAGACAAAAAAAATACTCTGACAACTGTAGCAAATATTTGAAGATCAAGCACATAGAAAATTCTTAACCAGATGCATAATAGATTTCTAAAGTCAAGAGAAAACACTAGCGGTAATAAAATAGCCAATATAATCTTCAGCTATAAATTTCTGCATCCAGTGATAGTTATGTCGGTAGATAAACAACATTTTCAGTGTGTGAGTGAGGCGGTGTAGAAACAGACCATCAGCGATTGAGCGAGATAGTGGAGGAATCGCAGCTCCAGGAATGGTGCCCATAGAAGAGCCACCATGTGGAGACGGCAGCAGCGCCTCCGTTCAACTTATATCATCAGAAGACGGCGAGTAGATCCTGTGTGAAATGGTTGCAGCTCATCCTCACCACATGGGGCTCTCCTGATCGGGTCTATCGAGGAAGTCCTCCTGATGCACGTGAGTTGGCGGTGCCATCGTCAAGGGATTCTACTAGGAAAGCTTTTCTTCTTGACAACCCTGCCGAGAACGAGATGCAGGATCGACGCGATGCCTACTAGATAAAGCATTTAGACCGCCTGAACCTGCTAGAGCTAATGATGTTGGCCAGTGGCTTTAAGTGGGTTTATTTCGCGGGGATGTATTACATCTCAAGCAGTAAGTCCTGCCCCAGTTGCACCTTTACCGATCGAGGTGGCTGACGGGGAGCTTCTTTTCAGATGCATATCAATATCACACCTGTTTCACTGCGGCTACTGCTGTTGGATAGAGCTTGATGTTGTTGGCTTGTGTAATTTGTTCCACCGGGTTACTTCAGTTTGTGTCTTTTGTGCATGTCTGAATTCTAAACCCAAATTAGAAAGCTACCCTTATATGGTAGAAGGGTGAAAGTAAAGTTCTCCCATTGCGACTCTCCTCCAGCTTTTAATAGAAGTTCACTTCATGTTTCCGCTTTAAAAAAATTTATCTCTTATCTTTTTCCTAGAAAATGTTAACTAAAGAAAGCTCCTTGGAGTAACTTTTGTATCTTTAACTTGTGTATCAAAATATTGTTTCCCTGTTGCGCCACTACATCTTAAACAATCCATGTGACTAATTTTAGGATAATTATTTCCAAGttgaaaaaacaaagaaaataggGAACCTTTGTATTCTGGGACACCTTTATCACGatttgtttgtttctaacaacatATTTTCATGTGTGCTAAACCTGTTGTTGTGTGTGATCTCAGATTTATTGAATTCCCTTTGCCAACAAGCCTAACAAGGCAGTTTTCGAGGGTGTACAGGAGATAAAAACACATTTCCACCACTTCTTATAGAGTTGGTACGATGTGCGCACAATTTGATGGAATTTCGACTTTTAGTCGTAGGATCGATATGTTCTGTAGTTCTTTCATCCGTGATTTGGTGCAAAAATAACTCCCATTTACTTTGTTTGTTTCTCATTCAGCGCAATAATTGGACTTCTCTGTATATTATACATTTTTGTCATTTTTTCCTTCTTTGCTTTATGCAAAAAATTGACTCCATGTTTACTTTGTTTCTAGATTAACAACAACAATTGGCCTTCTCCGGCGATGTGACGGAAAAGGTGGGTATGAGGTGACAGTGACGACAACAGTTGTGTCTCTTGGCTGTGTCGTGACACTCTCCTTATCGCTGGAAGCGGAATCCATGGGGCGAACCATGTTCAGAGTCCTACATCAGCGACGCCACCATGGGGCGCGATCCACCCTTATTCAGCTGCTCATGACCATtggacatgatcaagaagaactacgGGCTGTTCTGGGCAGGTATATACATGCCACCGACTGATGCTCTTTCATTTCTAAATTCTAAGCAGCCTACTTTTTGACCATTGGTTCACCAAATTGGTGTTAGTATGCAAACAATTTTAAATAAATAATGCTAGCTGACAATTCTGGCTTTGGTGACCATATGCTATTGCTATCATCTGCATGTGACTCAAAATTAGATTTGAatataatatgtttataaggacatTTGATTGTGTTAGTAGTCTTCAGTTTACGAGAATAATTGCAATAATACTGGGAGTTCTTGGTAGATGCTATGAAATCATCGATTTTTTCTGAGATGGAACACTACCAGTTCCATTACAACACATAGTCCAGTCGTCAATATACTTTCTTTTTCTGGAGAATACGGCCAGTCCATATTTGCGCACGTATCTTTTCCTTCCGTCACTTGTTCGAGAAGAAGACAGTCGTCGGTCCAAACTTGCTACAACGGAGATGACGAGACGAGTTTTTCTATCCGTGGAGATTATATGTACCCACAGAGTTTTCCGAATTTTGAAACGGTTTTCTACAGAACCATCGGTAGATAATAtatccaacagctgggctgattttCCCCGTAAGATTTGGCACGCACGTTGGTGTAGACCATGGACCATGCATGCTTACAGGACTTTTCGTAGAAACGAGTGTCTGGGCACACAAAAGGGCACGTACAATTAATGCAGAAAAGAGAGTACACCCTCCGACGAATATATATTTTTGAAGTTAAGTTAAGTACActttgatcaaacttttagaaaaaaataACAATTTTAATATTATAT contains:
- the LOC124665345 gene encoding protein CPR-5-like is translated as MSFAAVLARVVNSSNGPGERLHPVILSKICTSAVQESLANTYGDRFDSFMRNFENSFSSTLRTLHRINEIPDYETSPAPECSFKHGGSAAVGNNLSTVDSQNRTHEVIVSSVESQLVLYARDSQQLAQSARSRSSHEADRSILNAFERSVKEQARSNELKEFEIGLNMRKLQLKQSQLALSSYTHMLEKIKLSLGFQKASFQEEKFQTKMQDTRDAQILRTLTDFLVSAVIIMSVFFAYGTYIYSYERITDITSACSAASRGSKSWWVPSSVSNLNSGLLFIRCHLIAATRMFFGIVMILAIAWLAFQRSALTGSSMPVTFNFILLGVICGFAGRFCANTLGGDGNVWLMCWEVLCSIHLLGNCYPSILYRILHGAITTARGNEVVWLPYWVRRCIFYAVLGFVVPAFTGLLPFASVSDWKDHFSDQIKTFIIGDKVED
- the LOC124660229 gene encoding uncharacterized protein LOC124660229 — protein: MPPPPPPQTVFLRRSAPDAASDEAAAVAIVEVEGGDGVDLAQVGRALGLDPATVRLNGYFLSRGSGHVSLSVTWGALLAFFAARGLPTGADPATPVAVHGRLAPSHLLTEPGAIRSSKRKSSLETENCSKKSKLQHHIEALSKCSEEILSDDITLGLKRRLRLDEATPSKKIKQVDYNSVNGEGREQPVKFSCSFINGHSKRLSDKEMVTSLLLKRVRTAM